In Ovis aries strain OAR_USU_Benz2616 breed Rambouillet chromosome 17, ARS-UI_Ramb_v3.0, whole genome shotgun sequence, the following proteins share a genomic window:
- the LOC114118835 gene encoding transcription factor BTF3-like, whose translation MKETVMNQEKLAKLQAQVRIGGKGTARRKKKVVHRTATADDKKLHFSLKKLGVNNISGIEEVNMFTNQGTVIHFNNPKVQGSLAANTFTITGHAETKQLTEMLPSILNQLGADSLTSLRRLAEALPKQSVDGKAPLATGEEEDDEVPDLVENFDEASKNEAN comes from the coding sequence ATGAAAGAAACTGTCATGAACCAGGAGAAACTCGCCAAACTGCAGGCACAAGTGCGCATTGGTGGGAAAGGAACTGCTCGCAGAAAGAAGAAGGTGGTTCATAGAACAGCCACAGCAGATGACAAAAAacttcatttctctttaaagAAGTTAGGGGTAAACAATATCTCTGGTATTGAAGAGGTGAATATGTTCACAAATCAAGGAACAGTGATCCACTTTAACAACCCTAAAGTTCAGGGATCTCTGGCAGCAAACACTTTCACCATTACGGGCCACGCTGAGACAAAGCAACTGACAGAAATGCTCCCCAGCATCTTAAACCAGCTTGGTGCCGACAGTCTCACCAGTTTAAGGAGACTGGCTGAAGCTCTGCCCAAACAATCTGTGGATGGAAAAGCACCACTTGCCActggagaggaggaggatgaTGAAGTTCCAGATCTTGTGGAGAATTTTGATGAGGCTTCCAAGAATGAAGCAAACTGA